GTGGACGACGCCGCCGGGCGCTTCCAGTTCCCGCGGGTGGGGATGCTGGTGCGGCCATAAAAAGGGACGGCGCCGGCCGGAGCGCTGCTCCAGGGCCGACGCCCTCCCGTCCCGCAGCGGATCATGGCCGGCACTCGCCTACGCCCCCGCCGCGACTTCCGCAGAAGAAGCGGTCCGCTTGCCGGCGTAGGCCAGTCCTCCGTGGGTGTCGCCACCGAGGATGCGGGGGATCAGAGGTTCGAAGCCGACCCTTTCCCCGCACGAGCCATGTCCTGCAGGTGATCCACGTTGACCCGGGCCGAGTGGAGCGTTCCAACGTCCCTAGGTTGGACCACCCGGCTCGCCGCGTCGGACCATGACACCCATGGCCGTGGACTTCTCTCCGGCTCCCCGAACCTGGCGCGATCGCGGGCCCCACGCGCGGGAGGCCCGGGACCGCGGAGCAGGAGAGCCCGACTACTGTTCCCTGCTGCCACGTCAGAGCCGCTGCCACCACGCCCGGCCGTCGTCGGTCTGGAAGACCAGCTTGCGCCCCTGGGTTCCGCCGACCTCGCTTTCCACCAGCCGGATGTTTTTCTCCTTCAGGAAGTGGATGGCGACCTTGACGTTGCGGTGCCCCAAGCACTCGCGGGCGTTCCCAAAGGTGATCTTGGGGTGCGCGCCGCCATAGAGCTTGGCCTGCAGCGCGCCGGGGTCCGCGCCCAAGTCCAGCAATCGCTGCAGCAGCGCCGCCGTGGCGTGGTTGCCGTAGCGGGCGGGATCGAGCCCGTCCTCCGGCCCGTCGGGAAAGACGAACTGGCAGGCGCCGCCGATGCCGGTGCTGGGGTCCCACAGGCACAGCGCGCAACCTGAGCCCACGATGGTGGTGATGGCAAAGGGCTGCGGGCTGGCGAAGATCTGGCCGGGGATCAGGTAATGCCGGCCGCGCGGAACATCGCCTGCCTCGGCGAGGCGCGGGTAGTATTCCTGCGGTAGTGTGGGAGCGGGACCGGGCGTCTTCAGCATCATCTCTTCGATCATCAGGGCGGCGGTCGTGTCTTCCGCCAGCAGGACTCGGTTGAACATCAACGTCTCTTTC
This genomic interval from Terriglobales bacterium contains the following:
- a CDS encoding chemotaxis protein CheD, which translates into the protein MFNRVLLAEDTTAALMIEEMMLKTPGPAPTLPQEYYPRLAEAGDVPRGRHYLIPGQIFASPQPFAITTIVGSGCALCLWDPSTGIGGACQFVFPDGPEDGLDPARYGNHATAALLQRLLDLGADPGALQAKLYGGAHPKITFGNARECLGHRNVKVAIHFLKEKNIRLVESEVGGTQGRKLVFQTDDGRAWWQRL